A part of Podarcis raffonei isolate rPodRaf1 chromosome 12, rPodRaf1.pri, whole genome shotgun sequence genomic DNA contains:
- the ELMO1 gene encoding engulfment and cell motility protein 1 isoform X7, with product MQVVKEQIMRALTTKPSSLDQFKSKLQNLSYAEILKIRQSERMNQEDFQSRPILELKEKIQPEILELIKQQRLNRLVEGTCFRKLNSRRRQDKFWYCRLSPNHKVLHYGDLEETPQGEVPHDSLQDKLPVADIKAVVTGKDCPHMKEKGAKQNKEVLELAFSILYDSSGQLNFIAPDKHEYCVWTDGLNALLGKDMMSELTRNDLDTLLSMEIKLRLLDLENIQIPDAPPPIPKEPSNYDFVYDCN from the exons ATGCAAGTGGTGAAGGAGCAAATAATGAGAGCACTGACCACGAAGCCTAGTTCTCTGGATCAATTCAAAAGCAAACTTCAAAACCTAAGCTACGCAGAAATACTGAAAATTCGCCAGTCTGAGAGGATGAACCAAGAAGATTTCCAATCTCGCCCAATTTT GGAGCTCAAAGAGAAGATCCAGCCCGAAATTTTAGAGTTGATCAAGCAGCAGCGTCTTAATCGTCTTGTTGAGGGAACCTGTTTTAGGAAACTCAACAGTCGGCGGCGGCAAG ataaattttGGTATTGTCGCCTTTCGCCAAACCACAAAGTCCTACATTATGGAGATTTGGAGGAGACTCCCCAGGGAGAAGTTCCACATGATTCATTGCAGGATAAGT tgcccGTGGCAGACATAAAAGCAGTTGTGACAGGGAAGGACTGCCCTCACATGAAGGAGAaaggagcaaaacaaaacaag GAGGTCCTTGAGCTCGCATTCTCCATCTTGTACGATTCCAGTGGACAACTAAATTTCATTGCTCCTGACAAGCATGAG TACTGTGTGTGGACAGATGGCCTAAATGCCCTTCTTGGAAAGGATATGATGAGTGAACTGACACGTAATGACTTGGACACTCTGCTCAGTATGGAGATAAAGCTTCGCCTCCTGGATCTGGAAAACATACAGATCCCAGATGCTCCACCTCCTATTCCAAAGGAACCCAGCAACTATGACTTTGTATATGACTGTAACTAA
- the ELMO1 gene encoding engulfment and cell motility protein 1 isoform X6, with translation MINVMQVVKEQIMRALTTKPSSLDQFKSKLQNLSYAEILKIRQSERMNQEDFQSRPILELKEKIQPEILELIKQQRLNRLVEGTCFRKLNSRRRQDKFWYCRLSPNHKVLHYGDLEETPQGEVPHDSLQDKLPVADIKAVVTGKDCPHMKEKGAKQNKEVLELAFSILYDSSGQLNFIAPDKHEYCVWTDGLNALLGKDMMSELTRNDLDTLLSMEIKLRLLDLENIQIPDAPPPIPKEPSNYDFVYDCN, from the exons GTAATGCAAGTGGTGAAGGAGCAAATAATGAGAGCACTGACCACGAAGCCTAGTTCTCTGGATCAATTCAAAAGCAAACTTCAAAACCTAAGCTACGCAGAAATACTGAAAATTCGCCAGTCTGAGAGGATGAACCAAGAAGATTTCCAATCTCGCCCAATTTT GGAGCTCAAAGAGAAGATCCAGCCCGAAATTTTAGAGTTGATCAAGCAGCAGCGTCTTAATCGTCTTGTTGAGGGAACCTGTTTTAGGAAACTCAACAGTCGGCGGCGGCAAG ataaattttGGTATTGTCGCCTTTCGCCAAACCACAAAGTCCTACATTATGGAGATTTGGAGGAGACTCCCCAGGGAGAAGTTCCACATGATTCATTGCAGGATAAGT tgcccGTGGCAGACATAAAAGCAGTTGTGACAGGGAAGGACTGCCCTCACATGAAGGAGAaaggagcaaaacaaaacaag GAGGTCCTTGAGCTCGCATTCTCCATCTTGTACGATTCCAGTGGACAACTAAATTTCATTGCTCCTGACAAGCATGAG TACTGTGTGTGGACAGATGGCCTAAATGCCCTTCTTGGAAAGGATATGATGAGTGAACTGACACGTAATGACTTGGACACTCTGCTCAGTATGGAGATAAAGCTTCGCCTCCTGGATCTGGAAAACATACAGATCCCAGATGCTCCACCTCCTATTCCAAAGGAACCCAGCAACTATGACTTTGTATATGACTGTAACTAA